From one Leptospira paudalimensis genomic stretch:
- a CDS encoding MBOAT family O-acyltransferase: MLFNSLEFLVFFLITIIIGNILKNRWQRLFFLLASYYFYMAWQPSSISCSAMADSGLKYFSDRMYCDLKINPYVFILIFSTFIDYFAARAIESKQDGDSKRGWLLVLSLVVNIGTLGFFKYTDFLLGVINDIHLLGSFQFEKQNIILPVGISFYTFQSMSYTIDVYNRKIEARKSFLDFALYVAFFPQLVAGPIVRAETFFRDLDYRLSVHKEHIEAAFALILIGFTRKIVFADNLAKVVDSTFANYQNLNSIEIWTGALAFGWQIYFDFAGYTDIAIGVARLFGFQFNANFNFPMSCKNIADHWSRWHISFSTWIRDYIYIPLGGSRVSVIMYIRNIMITWLFAGLWHGAAYHYVGWGIWQGTMLLTHKFYGDTSVSKFLNEKGGKSYELFSRIFTMFCLAFGFIMFRAETMEKAIPMMKALLFINDSGVPITRWMNYRFGILLVICFTASYIFSKRQIPTLLTGSWMKYSIFVIVNLLLLLLFGVTESQNFLYFQF; the protein is encoded by the coding sequence ATGTTATTTAACTCACTTGAATTTTTAGTCTTCTTTTTGATCACCATTATCATTGGTAATATACTAAAAAATAGATGGCAAAGGTTATTCTTCTTACTTGCCAGTTATTATTTTTACATGGCATGGCAACCATCATCAATTTCATGTTCGGCGATGGCAGACAGTGGATTAAAATACTTCTCAGACAGAATGTATTGTGATCTTAAAATCAATCCTTATGTATTTATTTTAATTTTTTCAACGTTCATCGATTATTTTGCAGCAAGAGCGATTGAATCGAAACAAGACGGAGATTCCAAGCGAGGTTGGTTACTTGTTTTATCACTGGTTGTTAACATTGGAACACTTGGTTTTTTCAAATACACAGATTTTTTATTAGGTGTGATAAACGATATCCACTTATTAGGATCCTTTCAATTTGAAAAACAAAACATCATCTTACCAGTTGGAATTTCTTTTTACACATTCCAATCCATGAGTTATACGATCGATGTTTACAACCGTAAGATTGAAGCCCGCAAATCTTTTTTAGACTTTGCACTATATGTTGCTTTTTTTCCTCAATTAGTTGCGGGTCCCATTGTTCGTGCAGAAACTTTCTTTCGTGATTTGGATTATCGTCTAAGTGTTCATAAAGAACATATTGAAGCAGCTTTTGCCCTAATTTTAATCGGATTTACTAGAAAAATTGTCTTTGCTGATAACTTGGCAAAAGTCGTAGATTCTACATTTGCAAACTATCAAAATTTGAATTCAATCGAGATTTGGACAGGTGCTTTAGCTTTTGGATGGCAAATTTATTTCGATTTTGCGGGTTACACAGACATTGCAATTGGTGTCGCCAGATTGTTCGGATTTCAATTTAATGCTAATTTTAATTTTCCAATGTCATGCAAAAATATTGCAGACCATTGGTCTAGATGGCATATCTCCTTCTCCACTTGGATACGTGATTACATTTATATTCCTTTAGGTGGATCTAGAGTCAGTGTCATTATGTACATTCGTAACATCATGATCACTTGGTTATTTGCTGGATTGTGGCATGGTGCCGCTTACCATTATGTAGGATGGGGCATTTGGCAAGGAACAATGTTACTGACTCATAAGTTCTACGGTGATACTTCTGTGTCAAAATTCCTAAATGAAAAAGGCGGGAAATCATACGAATTATTCTCTAGGATTTTTACTATGTTTTGTCTAGCATTTGGTTTTATCATGTTTAGAGCAGAGACAATGGAAAAAGCAATTCCGATGATGAAAGCATTGTTATTCATCAACGATTCCGGAGTTCCCATTACTCGTTGGATGAATTACAGATTTGGAATTCTATTAGTCATTTGTTTTACAGCAAGTTATATTTTCTCAAAGAGACAAATCCCAACTTTACTTACCGGAAGTTGGATGAAATATTCAATTTTTGTTATCGTGAATCTATTACTTTTACTATTATTTGGAGTAACAGAAAGTCAGAACTTCCTCTACTTTCAATTTTAA